From the genome of Pelobacter propionicus DSM 2379, one region includes:
- a CDS encoding N-acetylmuramoyl-L-alanine amidase, which produces MNRSGGMPLREEASHMNRILHILVCLLLTCLLPLHSQAARKSQTAFTSQSSATRRPLAVLNDIKHWSTPDYTRVSIELDQDVVWEAHELGKGGNGKQGRIFIDIKRSRLAMGIKNITIGDGLLKGVRVAQYRPEVVRVVLDTQNIKSYKVFPLSTPARLVIDVRGERPTEISRMEQTLSTPPAPTAEPGRSEVAAVTKRTKSPRKVSHSKIRRIVLDPGHGGHDPGAVGAGGTQEKDVVLAIGLKLRELLREELGLNVVMTRTSDVFIPLEERTAIANKVNADLFLSIHANAAPNHAASGIETYYLSLAKTEKAARLAAKENGTTLEKVSVLQAILFDLMANYKLNDSAHLANDVQKALHKKIHGLHADVRNLGVKQGPFYVLVGATMPSILVETAFVSNVEEEARLKDPAYQEATAEGILEGVRAYISSLK; this is translated from the coding sequence ATGAATCGCTCCGGCGGAATGCCGCTCCGGGAAGAAGCCAGCCATATGAACAGAATCCTGCACATACTCGTCTGCCTGCTGCTGACCTGCCTGCTGCCACTGCATAGCCAGGCCGCCAGGAAGAGCCAGACCGCCTTCACGTCACAGAGTTCCGCCACCCGGCGCCCCCTGGCCGTCCTGAACGACATCAAGCACTGGTCTACCCCCGACTACACCCGCGTTTCAATAGAACTGGACCAGGACGTGGTCTGGGAAGCCCATGAACTGGGCAAGGGGGGCAACGGCAAACAGGGCAGGATCTTCATCGACATCAAACGCAGCAGGCTGGCCATGGGGATCAAAAACATCACCATCGGCGACGGCCTGCTGAAGGGAGTGCGCGTGGCCCAGTACCGGCCAGAGGTGGTGCGGGTGGTGCTGGACACGCAGAATATCAAGAGCTACAAGGTATTTCCCCTCTCCACCCCGGCGCGCCTGGTGATCGATGTGCGCGGCGAACGCCCCACCGAGATTTCCCGCATGGAGCAGACACTCAGCACGCCCCCCGCCCCGACAGCGGAGCCCGGACGCAGCGAAGTGGCGGCGGTAACGAAGCGAACAAAGTCGCCGCGCAAGGTCAGCCACTCCAAGATTCGCCGCATCGTGCTGGATCCCGGCCATGGGGGCCACGACCCGGGAGCCGTGGGAGCGGGCGGCACCCAGGAGAAGGATGTGGTGCTGGCCATCGGACTCAAGCTGCGCGAGCTACTTCGGGAGGAACTGGGGCTGAATGTGGTCATGACCCGCACCAGCGACGTCTTCATCCCCCTGGAGGAGCGCACCGCCATCGCCAACAAGGTCAACGCCGACCTGTTCCTCTCGATCCACGCCAATGCCGCCCCCAACCACGCCGCATCGGGCATCGAAACCTACTACCTGAGCCTCGCCAAGACGGAGAAGGCGGCCCGCCTGGCGGCCAAGGAAAACGGCACAACCCTGGAGAAGGTCAGCGTGCTGCAGGCCATCCTGTTCGACCTGATGGCCAACTACAAGCTGAACGACTCGGCACACCTGGCCAACGACGTGCAGAAGGCGCTGCACAAAAAGATCCACGGACTGCATGCCGACGTCAGGAACCTGGGGGTCAAGCAGGGCCCCTTCTATGTCCTGGTGGGCGCCACCATGCCCAGCATCCTGGTGGAGACCGCCTTTGTCAGCAACGTCGAGGAGGAAGCCCGCCTGAAGGACCCCGCCTACCAGGAAGCTACCGCCGAGGGGATCCTGGAGGGTGTGCGCGCCTACATCTCCAGCCTGAAGTAA
- the mutS gene encoding DNA mismatch repair protein MutS: MADHTPMMRQYLEIKSGYPDAVLFFRMGDFYEMFLDDALLASRILDITLTSRNKGSGDEIPFCGVPYHSVTPYITKLIENGHKVAICEQVEDPKQTKGIVRREVVRVITPGLLIETENLSPDDNNYLLALHQGAEEQWGVAWLDLSTGEFRVTELAGPGSALAEAVCINPAEVLLADGVRLEEFPADLKEYLAQKIVSRAPAWVYERDYTSSLICDQFGAASPDVLGLEGLPSGLLAAGAALYYLRENRKSAIPHIRDIRVYQRSEHLALDPATRRNLEITASMAEGKKSGSLLGCLDRTVTAMGARRLKQWLGYPLVGLEPIRSRLDAVEELLEGATTRDELAAQMKGIADLERLNGRIGMASASGRDLRALHDSLQRIPPLRELMATMQTALLCQLTKEIDPLEDILDLVGRGIVENPPFSLREGGIIAPGYNPELDELRSISHEGKGFIARLEAQERARTGISSLKIRFNKVFGYSIEITKSNLASVPADYIRRQTLANAERYITEELKNYEEKVLGAEDRIHELEYSLFQEIRERVAGEGSRIACSASGLATLDVLISLAGVADERGYCKPLVDDSQVIDIHDGRHPVIEAMKLGERFVPNDTLLDGGESQILMITGPNMAGKSTYMRQVALITLMAQAGSFVPAASARIGIADRIFTRVGAGDNLSRGQSTFMLEMMEAAGILRNATPKSLIVMDEIGRGTSTFDGVSIAWAVAEYIHDTPTCRSRTLFATHYHELTELAATRERIRNFTVAVREWNDQVIFLRTIVPGGASHSYGIQVARLAGMPADVIERAKEILRNLENGEFEEGAPRIAKSRRQRTPDPSPQFSLFESDEDLLRTRLKKLNIATLTPLEALNLLDELKRMA, translated from the coding sequence ATGGCAGACCATACCCCCATGATGCGGCAGTACCTGGAGATCAAGTCCGGGTACCCCGATGCAGTCCTCTTCTTCCGCATGGGGGATTTCTACGAGATGTTCCTGGACGACGCCCTGCTGGCGTCGCGCATCCTGGACATCACCCTGACCTCGCGCAACAAGGGGAGCGGCGACGAGATCCCGTTCTGTGGCGTCCCCTACCACTCCGTCACCCCCTACATCACCAAGCTGATCGAGAACGGCCACAAGGTCGCCATCTGCGAACAGGTGGAAGACCCCAAGCAGACCAAGGGGATCGTGCGTCGCGAGGTGGTCAGGGTGATCACCCCCGGCCTGCTGATCGAGACCGAGAACCTCTCCCCGGACGACAACAACTACCTGCTGGCGCTGCATCAGGGAGCTGAGGAGCAGTGGGGGGTGGCCTGGCTGGACCTCTCCACCGGAGAGTTCCGGGTAACCGAACTTGCCGGTCCGGGGTCGGCCCTGGCCGAGGCGGTCTGCATCAATCCGGCCGAGGTGCTGCTGGCCGATGGTGTGCGACTGGAGGAATTCCCCGCCGACCTGAAGGAATACCTGGCTCAGAAGATCGTTTCCCGCGCCCCGGCCTGGGTCTATGAGCGCGACTACACCTCGTCGCTGATCTGCGATCAGTTCGGCGCCGCCTCCCCCGACGTGCTGGGGCTGGAGGGGCTCCCCTCGGGGCTTTTGGCCGCCGGCGCGGCCCTGTACTACCTGCGTGAAAACCGCAAGTCAGCCATCCCCCACATCCGCGACATCCGCGTCTACCAGCGCAGCGAGCATCTTGCCCTGGACCCGGCCACCAGGCGCAACCTGGAGATCACCGCCAGCATGGCCGAGGGGAAGAAGAGCGGCTCCCTGCTGGGCTGCCTGGACCGCACCGTCACCGCCATGGGTGCCCGCCGCCTGAAGCAGTGGCTCGGCTATCCCCTGGTGGGGCTGGAGCCGATCCGCAGCCGCCTGGATGCGGTGGAGGAGCTGCTGGAGGGGGCAACCACCCGCGACGAGCTGGCCGCCCAGATGAAGGGCATCGCCGACCTGGAGCGGCTCAATGGCCGCATCGGCATGGCCTCGGCCTCTGGACGCGACCTGCGCGCCCTGCACGACTCCCTGCAGCGCATCCCCCCCCTGAGGGAGCTCATGGCAACCATGCAGACAGCACTGCTGTGCCAGCTGACCAAAGAGATCGACCCGCTGGAGGACATTCTAGACCTGGTGGGACGGGGCATCGTGGAGAATCCCCCCTTTTCCCTGCGCGAGGGGGGGATCATCGCCCCCGGCTACAACCCGGAGCTGGATGAACTGCGCAGCATCAGCCACGAGGGGAAGGGGTTCATCGCCCGGCTGGAGGCCCAGGAGCGGGCGCGCACCGGCATTTCCTCGCTGAAGATCCGCTTCAACAAGGTCTTCGGCTACTCCATCGAAATCACCAAGAGCAACCTGGCCAGCGTGCCGGCCGACTACATCCGTCGCCAGACCCTGGCCAATGCCGAGCGTTATATCACGGAGGAATTGAAGAACTACGAGGAGAAGGTGCTGGGAGCCGAGGACCGCATCCATGAACTGGAGTACAGCCTGTTCCAGGAGATCCGCGAACGGGTGGCCGGCGAAGGGAGCCGCATCGCCTGCTCGGCCTCTGGCCTGGCCACCCTGGACGTGCTCATATCCCTGGCCGGCGTGGCCGACGAGCGCGGCTACTGCAAGCCTTTAGTTGATGATTCCCAGGTGATCGACATTCATGATGGCCGCCACCCGGTGATCGAGGCCATGAAGCTGGGGGAGCGCTTCGTCCCCAACGACACCCTGCTGGACGGAGGCGAGAGCCAGATTCTGATGATCACCGGCCCCAACATGGCCGGCAAGTCAACCTACATGCGCCAGGTGGCCCTGATCACCCTGATGGCCCAGGCCGGCAGCTTCGTTCCGGCGGCGTCGGCGCGCATCGGCATCGCCGACCGCATCTTCACCCGCGTGGGGGCCGGCGACAACCTGTCCCGGGGTCAGTCCACCTTCATGCTGGAGATGATGGAGGCGGCCGGCATCCTGCGCAATGCCACCCCCAAGAGCCTGATCGTCATGGACGAGATCGGCCGGGGCACCTCCACCTTCGACGGCGTCTCCATCGCCTGGGCCGTGGCCGAATACATCCACGACACCCCCACCTGCCGCTCGCGGACCCTGTTCGCCACCCACTACCACGAACTGACCGAACTGGCGGCCACCCGGGAGCGGATCAGGAACTTCACCGTGGCGGTCAGGGAGTGGAACGACCAGGTCATCTTCCTGCGCACCATCGTCCCCGGCGGCGCCTCCCACTCCTACGGCATCCAGGTGGCCCGTCTGGCCGGCATGCCGGCCGACGTCATCGAGCGCGCCAAAGAGATCCTGCGCAACCTGGAGAACGGTGAATTTGAGGAGGGTGCGCCGCGCATCGCCAAAAGCCGAAGGCAACGCACCCCGGACCCCTCGCCCCAGTTCTCCCTGTTCGAGAGCGACGAGGACCTGCTGCGCACGCGGCTGAAGAAGCTGAACATCGCCACCCTGACCCCGTTGGAGGCGCTCAACCTGCTGGACGAACTGAAGCGCATGGCCTGA
- a CDS encoding class I SAM-dependent methyltransferase: MPDAVHRHYETYPYPQYPLLASLRREDSYALNLDALWARFNGELPAGDGRRMLIAGCGSFAPYPFSVANPHAEITALDLSRRSLNRARLHCLLHGRRNVSFLGGDLLDPTIAPGPFQLIDAYGVLHHLDDPLQGFRALSARLAQGGILRLMVYSRYARREEESIRRALRLLGVRDTATLKRLLARARPGSRLRSFARTSVEASFEAGLADALLHPCVHTFRIHHLMELLEQSDLKPLLFAHQGALESVAQEVERLHRLETHRDSPGNFVLYAGRRTASPCTDRGCSLLLNPCLAGAVSPLRLGTVQIPGRLGHPNPPLGRGERAFLRRFLTPVSRESLSPEERRAADVYTKALFLLQYRG; encoded by the coding sequence ATGCCAGATGCCGTGCACCGCCATTACGAGACCTACCCCTACCCCCAGTACCCCCTGCTTGCATCCCTGCGCCGGGAGGACAGCTATGCCCTCAACCTGGACGCCCTCTGGGCCAGATTCAACGGAGAGCTCCCTGCGGGCGACGGACGGCGCATGCTGATCGCGGGATGCGGCAGCTTCGCCCCCTACCCCTTCTCCGTCGCCAATCCCCATGCCGAGATCACCGCCCTGGACCTCTCCCGGCGGAGCCTGAACCGCGCCCGCCTGCACTGCCTGCTGCACGGCCGAAGAAACGTCTCCTTCCTGGGCGGCGACCTGCTGGACCCGACCATCGCGCCCGGCCCCTTCCAGCTGATCGATGCCTACGGAGTGCTGCACCACCTGGACGATCCGCTACAGGGATTCAGGGCACTGTCGGCGCGCCTGGCACAAGGGGGCATCCTGAGACTGATGGTCTACAGCCGTTACGCGCGCCGCGAGGAGGAGTCCATCCGGCGCGCATTGCGCCTGCTGGGGGTGCGCGACACCGCCACGCTGAAACGCCTGCTCGCACGCGCCCGCCCCGGTTCGCGCCTGCGCAGCTTCGCCCGGACATCCGTCGAGGCCAGCTTCGAAGCAGGTCTGGCCGACGCCCTGCTGCACCCCTGCGTGCATACCTTCCGCATCCACCACCTGATGGAACTCCTGGAGCAGAGCGATCTCAAGCCGCTGCTCTTCGCCCATCAGGGCGCGCTGGAATCCGTGGCCCAGGAGGTTGAACGACTCCACCGCCTGGAGACACACCGCGACTCGCCCGGCAATTTCGTCCTCTACGCGGGACGGAGGACAGCCTCTCCCTGCACCGACAGGGGCTGCTCCCTGCTGCTCAACCCCTGCCTGGCCGGGGCGGTCTCCCCGCTGCGCCTGGGAACGGTTCAGATACCGGGCCGCCTCGGCCACCCCAATCCCCCCCTGGGAAGGGGCGAGCGGGCCTTCCTGCGTCGCTTCCTCACCCCGGTCAGCCGGGAGTCACTCTCCCCCGAAGAGCGTCGGGCCGCGGATGTTTACACAAAAGCGCTTTTTCTGCTACAGTACCGCGGCTGA
- a CDS encoding thioredoxin domain-containing protein, with translation MTSHDSGAHVAKLMNMDKSALPADGGDRFNRLIFARSPYLLQHAENPVAWYEWGDEAFATARSGNLPILLSIGYATCHWCHVMAHDGFEDDQVADLLNRHFVCIKVDREERPDIDDFYMTASQVLTGSGGWPLNIFMTPDRRPFFAMTYLPRQRFMELLAGIVTLWQQHPGEVEKNCSAIMEGIERLSRGNDHECPVLAELDSLAFEQLSAIHDRTWGGFGPAPKFPLPLSLGWLAGQGMNGNQEALEMAQKTLGMIRQGGIWDQLGGGVHRYSVDERWLVPHFEKMLYDQALLAMACLDVCLAGNDPAFLTMAEDIFRFVGRELTSTEGAFFSALDADSGGEEGAYYLWTRDDIEEILGRDGELFCRFFDVGEKGNFQGQNILHMPVDLETFCTGEDPERTGEILDDCRERLLEYREERSYPLRDEKIITSWNGLMIAALARGGALGGEQEYIESASRAARFILKNLRRQDGRLLRSYLAGPSSTPAFLEDYAFLCCGLIELFEATLDSFWQEQALLLADEMLRLFRDPVRCVFVTVGLDAEQMAGQSPRDSDGVLPSPFSRAAHCFIRLGYACDRDDLLDHAHLLLGAPLDDAAENPLSHLGALQALAMLEQEPTIIHFRGQRDSRRIASLLASTRSFPLPNLVIRFTETDHEGEALVCAQGSCHGPFPDESSLERQLSRLCGQG, from the coding sequence ATGACCAGCCACGACAGCGGCGCCCATGTGGCTAAGCTGATGAATATGGACAAGAGCGCGCTCCCCGCCGATGGCGGCGACCGCTTCAACCGCCTGATCTTCGCCCGCAGCCCCTACCTGCTCCAGCACGCCGAAAACCCCGTAGCCTGGTACGAGTGGGGCGACGAGGCATTCGCGACTGCCAGAAGCGGTAATCTGCCAATCCTGCTCTCCATCGGCTACGCCACCTGCCACTGGTGCCACGTCATGGCCCATGACGGCTTCGAGGACGACCAGGTGGCCGACCTGCTCAACCGCCACTTCGTCTGCATCAAGGTGGACCGGGAGGAGCGCCCCGACATCGACGACTTCTACATGACCGCCTCCCAAGTACTGACCGGCAGCGGCGGCTGGCCGCTGAACATCTTCATGACCCCGGACAGGCGCCCCTTCTTCGCCATGACCTATCTCCCCAGGCAACGGTTCATGGAACTGCTGGCAGGCATCGTCACGCTCTGGCAACAGCATCCCGGCGAGGTGGAAAAGAACTGCAGCGCCATCATGGAGGGGATCGAGCGTCTCTCCCGGGGCAACGACCATGAATGCCCGGTGCTGGCGGAACTGGACTCCCTGGCCTTTGAGCAGCTTTCCGCAATCCACGACCGTACCTGGGGCGGCTTCGGTCCGGCGCCCAAATTCCCACTGCCGCTCTCCCTGGGCTGGCTGGCCGGCCAGGGAATGAACGGCAACCAGGAGGCGTTGGAGATGGCTCAGAAGACCCTGGGCATGATACGGCAGGGGGGAATATGGGATCAACTGGGGGGCGGAGTGCACCGCTATTCCGTGGACGAGCGCTGGCTGGTGCCCCATTTCGAGAAGATGCTCTACGATCAGGCATTGCTTGCCATGGCCTGCCTGGACGTCTGCCTGGCCGGCAATGACCCGGCCTTCCTGACCATGGCCGAGGACATCTTCAGATTCGTGGGACGTGAGCTGACCTCGACCGAGGGCGCCTTCTTCTCGGCCCTGGATGCGGATTCCGGGGGAGAGGAGGGAGCCTACTACCTCTGGACGCGGGACGACATCGAAGAAATCCTGGGCAGGGACGGGGAGTTGTTCTGCCGCTTCTTCGACGTGGGCGAGAAGGGGAACTTCCAGGGGCAGAACATCCTGCACATGCCGGTTGACCTGGAAACCTTCTGCACGGGAGAGGACCCGGAACGGACCGGAGAGATACTGGACGACTGCCGGGAACGGCTGCTGGAATACCGGGAAGAGCGCAGCTATCCCTTGCGGGACGAGAAGATCATCACCTCCTGGAACGGTCTGATGATCGCGGCCCTGGCCAGGGGCGGCGCACTCGGCGGAGAGCAGGAGTACATAGAGAGCGCATCCCGCGCCGCGCGCTTCATCCTGAAAAACCTGCGGCGACAGGATGGCCGGCTGCTGCGCAGCTACCTGGCCGGCCCGTCGTCCACACCGGCCTTTCTGGAGGATTACGCATTCCTCTGCTGTGGTCTGATCGAGCTATTCGAGGCCACCCTGGACAGCTTCTGGCAGGAGCAGGCGCTCCTCTTGGCCGACGAGATGCTGCGCCTCTTCCGCGACCCCGTACGCTGCGTTTTTGTCACGGTCGGCCTGGATGCCGAGCAGATGGCGGGCCAGAGCCCACGGGACAGCGACGGCGTCCTTCCCTCGCCGTTCTCCCGCGCGGCGCACTGCTTCATCCGCCTGGGCTATGCCTGCGACCGCGACGACTTGCTGGACCACGCCCATCTCCTGCTCGGCGCCCCCCTGGATGACGCCGCGGAAAATCCCCTCTCCCACCTGGGGGCTCTGCAGGCGCTGGCCATGCTGGAGCAGGAACCAACCATCATCCACTTCAGGGGACAACGGGACTCACGCAGGATCGCCTCGCTCTTGGCCAGCACCAGGAGTTTCCCCCTCCCCAACCTGGTCATCCGCTTCACGGAAACCGACCACGAGGGAGAGGCGCTGGTCTGCGCCCAGGGGAGTTGCCATGGCCCCTTTCCGGACGAAAGTTCACTGGAGCGGCAGCTCTCCCGGCTCTGTGGGCAGGGGTGA
- a CDS encoding DUF4410 domain-containing protein yields the protein MKRLVSVVLLVMGWTVLAWAGEGVLPKPDVLGEETVLLTEKLSARYDGIIVRDFSVEGAEVVNMDKDEQARLKEVKPEIVRILTESIVKTLKSETRFARVSAKGGTSAKTVILEGKFTRFNAGHGAAKVFLGWFAPEGAKTNISVSGRLIDARSGKELATFSDTRSGHEGTAIGFVGEVFKIQAKDQGEEIAKFIGKLY from the coding sequence ATGAAGAGACTCGTTTCCGTGGTACTGCTTGTCATGGGCTGGACGGTGCTGGCATGGGCCGGGGAGGGCGTGCTGCCCAAACCGGATGTCCTGGGAGAAGAGACGGTCTTGCTGACGGAAAAGCTGTCGGCACGCTACGATGGTATCATCGTCAGGGATTTTTCGGTCGAAGGGGCCGAAGTCGTCAACATGGACAAGGATGAACAGGCACGGCTCAAAGAGGTCAAGCCGGAGATCGTCAGGATCCTTACCGAGAGTATCGTGAAAACCCTGAAGAGCGAGACCCGCTTTGCCAGGGTTTCCGCCAAGGGGGGCACTTCCGCGAAAACCGTTATCCTGGAGGGGAAATTCACTCGCTTCAATGCCGGCCATGGCGCAGCCAAGGTCTTTCTCGGCTGGTTTGCGCCAGAAGGGGCCAAGACCAACATCTCTGTTTCCGGCAGGTTGATCGATGCCAGGAGCGGCAAGGAGCTGGCCACCTTCAGCGATACCCGCTCGGGGCATGAGGGAACGGCCATCGGGTTCGTGGGAGAGGTTTTCAAGATCCAGGCCAAGGACCAGGGCGAGGAAATCGCCAAATTCATCGGCAAGCTGTACTGA
- a CDS encoding macro domain-containing protein has product MKEIRGDIWEYRDSAIVAITTNGQVSRSGKAVMGRGVAAQAASLFPDMAQLLGRRLVEGGNHVQYLGENIVSFPVEHSPYQVPDLRLIERSARELVALADEQGWRSVVVPRPGCGGGGLSWNEVRPILDRCFDDRFTVISVDSTDAI; this is encoded by the coding sequence GTGAAGGAAATACGTGGCGACATCTGGGAGTATCGCGACAGCGCCATCGTTGCCATCACCACCAACGGCCAGGTGAGCAGGAGCGGCAAGGCGGTGATGGGACGCGGCGTGGCGGCCCAGGCTGCCTCGCTGTTCCCTGACATGGCCCAGCTGCTGGGCCGACGGCTTGTGGAGGGGGGCAACCATGTGCAGTACCTGGGCGAGAACATCGTCAGTTTCCCGGTGGAGCATTCCCCCTACCAGGTTCCCGACCTGCGCCTGATCGAGCGGTCGGCACGGGAACTGGTCGCCCTGGCCGATGAGCAGGGGTGGCGCTCCGTTGTCGTGCCACGTCCCGGCTGCGGGGGAGGGGGGCTCTCCTGGAATGAGGTGCGGCCGATACTGGATCGCTGCTTTGACGACCGCTTTACGGTCATTTCGGTCGATAGTACCGATGCCATCTGA
- the yfbR gene encoding 5'-deoxynucleotidase — protein MKEKNAPSQQYDFFAFLSRMRYISRWGLMRNTVPENIQEHSLDVAVIAHALVMIRNTYFGGTLNPDRVALFGIFHDASEIFTGDMPTPVKHFNPNFKRSFHQLEDRARRKLLAMLPPELAAEYEPLFFFEADGEYVQLVKAADKIAALVKCVEEEKSGNMEFRRAGAEHQALLAASPLPEVRYFMEKFLPGFRLSLDELHLG, from the coding sequence GTGAAAGAAAAGAACGCTCCGTCACAACAGTACGACTTTTTCGCCTTCCTCTCGCGCATGCGCTACATCAGCCGCTGGGGGCTGATGCGCAACACCGTGCCGGAAAACATCCAGGAGCACAGCCTGGACGTGGCGGTGATCGCCCACGCCCTTGTCATGATCCGCAACACCTACTTCGGCGGCACGCTCAACCCTGACCGGGTGGCGCTGTTCGGCATCTTCCACGATGCCAGCGAGATCTTCACCGGAGACATGCCCACCCCGGTCAAGCATTTCAACCCCAACTTCAAGCGCTCCTTCCATCAGCTGGAGGACCGCGCCCGGCGCAAGCTGCTGGCCATGCTGCCGCCGGAGCTGGCCGCGGAGTACGAGCCGCTCTTCTTCTTCGAGGCCGATGGGGAGTATGTCCAGCTGGTCAAGGCGGCCGACAAGATCGCCGCCCTGGTGAAGTGCGTCGAGGAGGAGAAGTCCGGAAACATGGAGTTCCGTCGCGCCGGGGCCGAACACCAGGCCCTGCTGGCCGCCAGCCCCCTGCCCGAGGTGCGCTATTTCATGGAGAAGTTCCTGCCCGGATTCCGGCTCTCCCTGGACGAGCTGCACCTGGGGTAA
- a CDS encoding PEP-CTERM sorting domain-containing protein, whose product MKKTVQTLMTLVAVLALAGAAHAVTFTASSSFSDLSGNDENFKWSVASKTISDFNLNVGQSNTFSYGKFSTNDFPIDNLDGNDNNDSFVSNLFITPPTPNATASGTGEPDAVKSGYWIIWPIWYNDTSTASVDFDNTPIEITFGNGGKYTVAFNDLNGIEDNCNYDLTATLTLVSDSTPVPEPSTMFLLGAGLLGVVGLRRKFNR is encoded by the coding sequence ATGAAAAAAACAGTGCAAACTCTCATGACGTTGGTTGCGGTACTGGCCCTTGCAGGAGCGGCTCACGCCGTCACTTTTACTGCTTCATCCAGTTTTTCGGATCTCAGCGGAAACGACGAAAATTTCAAGTGGTCAGTTGCAAGCAAAACTATTTCCGATTTCAACCTCAACGTTGGACAGTCTAACACTTTTTCCTATGGCAAGTTCTCGACTAACGACTTTCCCATCGACAATCTGGATGGCAATGATAATAATGATTCTTTTGTCTCAAATCTGTTTATCACCCCTCCAACACCAAACGCTACAGCGTCCGGGACAGGTGAACCTGATGCCGTTAAATCGGGCTATTGGATAATTTGGCCAATTTGGTACAACGACACCAGTACTGCTTCCGTTGATTTTGACAACACCCCGATTGAAATCACCTTTGGAAATGGTGGCAAGTATACTGTCGCCTTTAATGATCTCAATGGTATCGAAGACAATTGTAATTATGACCTGACCGCAACACTTACACTTGTTTCCGACTCCACCCCCGTTCCCGAACCTTCCACCATGTTTCTGCTCGGCGCCGGCCTGCTGGGTGTCGTCGGCCTGCGCAGGAAGTTCAACAGGTAA
- a CDS encoding ABC transporter permease: MESTGMVNLGLMDLVLVYGLVLLAIALARLRNIGQEWQMFWASLRMVIQLFAVGALLHLVFSVRSPLATLAILLVMGLCTLQVVGGRMERKMPRFYRVMATALLTGCGGATFVLCGLALDYTPWYDPRYLIPLAGMIIGNSMNGATLAAERLASGIHERREELEAAICLGATSRQAAEPIVRQAFRAALMPTINTMAAMGIVSLPGMMTGQILSGTDPIVAVRYQIAIMCAITGAVGISSYLILLLGYRHYFTPAHQVRGEES, translated from the coding sequence ATGGAAAGCACAGGCATGGTCAACCTGGGATTGATGGACCTGGTTTTGGTCTACGGGCTGGTGCTGCTGGCCATTGCCCTGGCGCGGCTGCGCAACATCGGCCAGGAGTGGCAGATGTTCTGGGCCTCCCTGCGCATGGTGATCCAACTCTTCGCCGTCGGCGCCCTGCTGCACCTGGTATTCAGCGTCAGGAGCCCCCTGGCCACCCTGGCCATCCTGCTGGTGATGGGGCTCTGCACCCTGCAGGTGGTGGGGGGGCGCATGGAACGGAAGATGCCCCGCTTCTACCGGGTGATGGCTACCGCGCTGCTGACGGGGTGTGGGGGAGCAACCTTCGTGCTCTGCGGCCTGGCGCTGGACTATACCCCCTGGTACGATCCCCGCTACCTGATACCGCTGGCCGGCATGATCATCGGAAACTCCATGAACGGCGCCACCCTAGCCGCGGAGCGGCTAGCATCGGGCATCCACGAGCGGCGCGAGGAGCTGGAGGCGGCCATCTGCCTGGGCGCCACCTCCCGCCAGGCAGCGGAGCCGATCGTGCGCCAGGCATTCCGGGCGGCGCTGATGCCGACCATCAACACCATGGCCGCCATGGGGATCGTCTCGCTCCCCGGCATGATGACCGGCCAGATCCTCTCCGGCACCGATCCGATCGTTGCCGTGCGCTACCAGATCGCCATCATGTGCGCCATAACCGGCGCGGTGGGCATCAGCTCCTACCTGATCCTGCTCCTGGGATACCGCCACTACTTCACCCCAGCCCACCAGGTGCGGGGTGAGGAGTCGTAA